The Nocardioides panzhihuensis genome has a segment encoding these proteins:
- a CDS encoding leucyl aminopeptidase — protein sequence MTTTLPSQALPPQVGPPTFTLSPLGPESHDAEIIALPVIPGDDALIIGPGAADLGDHHDLLGHLEFEGATGSAGEVTTYPVTGSGTLRQILLIGVGAQRRDDFRRAGAALARAVRDRSDVVTTIAATDPEVALEPFVAGATLGSFLFHWRSEGAPWTPVETITLADLGDDQAAALDRAQAIARAGWRARFFASVPSNLKNPAWLAEQATSLAAESGLKITVWDEDQLAADGFGGIVAVGQGSATPPRLIRLDYTPPKAGRKAPTVVLVGKGITFDTGGLNIKPGDGMVNMKRDMTGGAVVLSVMTALAEVGCPVKVVGLIAAAENAISGTALRPGDVITHYGGRTSEVTNTDAEGRLVLGDAMAYAADKIKPDALVDIATLTGAMRVALGQTMAGYFADDDALAAQLAEASDISGETLWRMPLVADYEDKLASKVADADNAPGGPGAVTAALFLRHFTGGVPWAHIDVACGDAYADVHELTPGPTGFGARVLLSWLAGADPLSGVGS from the coding sequence ATGACCACAACGCTGCCGTCACAGGCGCTGCCGCCGCAGGTCGGGCCGCCCACCTTCACGCTGAGCCCGCTCGGTCCGGAGAGCCACGATGCCGAGATCATCGCGCTGCCGGTCATCCCGGGCGACGACGCGCTGATCATCGGCCCAGGGGCCGCCGATCTGGGCGACCACCACGACCTCCTGGGTCACCTCGAGTTCGAAGGTGCCACCGGCAGCGCCGGTGAGGTGACGACGTACCCCGTCACCGGCTCCGGCACCCTGCGGCAGATCCTCCTGATCGGTGTCGGCGCGCAGCGTCGCGACGACTTCCGGCGGGCAGGGGCGGCGCTGGCTCGCGCCGTGCGGGACAGGTCGGATGTGGTCACCACCATCGCGGCGACCGATCCCGAGGTCGCGCTGGAGCCGTTCGTGGCCGGCGCGACGCTGGGGTCCTTCCTCTTCCACTGGCGCTCCGAGGGCGCCCCGTGGACGCCGGTGGAGACGATCACTCTCGCCGACCTGGGTGATGACCAGGCGGCAGCGTTGGACCGAGCTCAGGCGATCGCGCGCGCCGGTTGGCGCGCGCGGTTCTTCGCCTCGGTCCCCAGCAATCTCAAGAACCCTGCTTGGCTCGCCGAGCAGGCCACATCGTTGGCCGCCGAGAGCGGCTTGAAGATCACCGTCTGGGACGAGGACCAGCTCGCCGCAGACGGTTTCGGGGGCATCGTCGCGGTCGGCCAAGGGTCGGCCACGCCGCCCCGGTTGATCCGGCTCGACTACACGCCTCCCAAGGCCGGGCGGAAGGCGCCGACGGTGGTGCTGGTAGGCAAAGGCATCACCTTCGACACCGGTGGTCTCAACATCAAGCCCGGCGACGGCATGGTCAACATGAAGCGCGACATGACCGGCGGCGCGGTGGTGCTCTCGGTGATGACCGCGCTGGCCGAGGTCGGCTGCCCGGTCAAGGTGGTCGGCCTCATCGCCGCAGCCGAGAACGCGATCTCTGGCACCGCGCTGCGTCCCGGTGACGTCATCACCCACTACGGCGGCCGCACCTCCGAGGTGACCAACACCGACGCCGAGGGCCGCCTCGTGCTCGGTGATGCGATGGCCTACGCAGCGGACAAGATCAAACCCGACGCCCTGGTCGACATCGCCACCCTGACCGGAGCCATGCGAGTGGCGCTCGGGCAGACGATGGCCGGCTACTTCGCCGACGACGACGCGCTGGCCGCGCAGCTGGCCGAGGCCTCCGACATCTCCGGCGAGACCCTGTGGCGGATGCCGCTGGTCGCGGACTACGAGGACAAGCTCGCCTCGAAGGTCGCCGACGCCGACAACGCCCCCGGTGGGCCGGGCGCCGTCACCGCCGCGCTCTTCCTGCGCCACTTCACCGGCGGCGTCCCGTGGGCCCACATCGACGTCGCCTGCGGTGATGCGTACGCCGACGTCCACGAGCTCACCCCCGGCCCCACCGGCTTCGGTGCCCGGGTGCTGCTCAGCTGGTTGGCCGGCGCCGACCCGCTCTCCGGCGTCGGCTCCTGA
- a CDS encoding ATP-binding cassette domain-containing protein, whose protein sequence is MTTAPLSARGVHKRYRDTQALDGLDLEVAAGTVHALLGPNGAGKSTAVNVFATLTRPDAGQARVGGHDVVRHPARVRSTIGLVGQSAALDEALHGRENLVMFGRLHGLSKTDAVRRSAELLDAFGLVEAGDRKVSGYSGGMRRRLDIAAGLVIRPRILFLDEPTTGLDPRARHEVWEMVRRVVADGTTVLLTTQYLDEADQLADMVTVLGAGRVIAEGTPSALKSDLGGDRVIITAAEPDDLDKMAGALGAAATVDLDRLEVTVEAGAAGGGAAVVDVVRTLDSAGITVDDVLLRRPTLDEVFLHLTAPHTEHPHEGATR, encoded by the coding sequence ATGACCACGGCTCCCCTCTCCGCGCGGGGCGTGCACAAGCGCTACCGCGACACCCAGGCGCTCGACGGCCTCGACCTCGAGGTCGCCGCCGGCACCGTGCACGCCCTGCTCGGGCCCAACGGCGCCGGCAAGTCGACCGCGGTGAACGTCTTCGCGACGCTGACCCGCCCCGATGCCGGCCAGGCGCGCGTCGGCGGCCACGACGTCGTACGCCACCCCGCCCGGGTCCGCTCCACGATCGGGCTGGTCGGACAGAGCGCCGCCCTCGACGAGGCTCTCCACGGCCGGGAGAACCTGGTCATGTTCGGTCGCCTCCACGGTCTGTCGAAGACCGATGCCGTACGCCGCTCCGCCGAGCTCCTCGACGCCTTCGGTCTCGTCGAGGCCGGCGACCGGAAGGTCTCGGGCTACTCCGGCGGGATGCGGCGACGCCTCGACATCGCGGCCGGTCTGGTCATCCGACCGCGGATCCTCTTCCTCGACGAGCCCACCACCGGGCTGGACCCGCGCGCTCGCCACGAGGTCTGGGAGATGGTGCGGCGGGTGGTCGCCGACGGGACGACGGTGCTGCTGACCACGCAGTATCTGGACGAGGCCGACCAGCTCGCCGACATGGTCACCGTGCTCGGCGCGGGCAGGGTGATCGCCGAGGGGACGCCGTCCGCGCTGAAGAGCGATCTCGGCGGCGACCGGGTGATCATCACCGCGGCCGAGCCGGACGACCTCGACAAGATGGCCGGTGCGCTCGGCGCCGCGGCGACCGTCGACCTCGACCGGCTCGAGGTCACCGTCGAGGCGGGGGCGGCCGGCGGCGGAGCCGCGGTCGTCGACGTCGTACGCACACTCGACTCCGCCGGCATCACCGTCGACGACGTGCTGCTGCGCCGACCGACCCTGGACGAGGTGTTCCTCCACCTGACCGCACCCCACACCGAGCACCCGCACGAAGGAGCCACCCGATGA
- a CDS encoding DivIVA domain-containing protein produces the protein MGWIFAALIVLALGGVALVAAGAGAPMGEEYGDQPDALVPRDRVLEAADLRRVRFSVGFRGYRMAEVDSLIARLAEEAEWRESTAGGHAGAEVGVTGLITHTPEPDSGSPDV, from the coding sequence ATGGGCTGGATCTTCGCGGCACTGATCGTGCTGGCTCTCGGAGGAGTCGCCCTCGTCGCAGCCGGAGCCGGTGCGCCGATGGGGGAGGAGTACGGCGACCAGCCGGACGCTCTGGTGCCCCGGGACCGCGTTCTCGAGGCGGCAGACCTGCGCCGCGTACGTTTCTCGGTGGGGTTCCGCGGCTACCGGATGGCCGAGGTGGACTCCCTGATCGCGCGCCTTGCCGAGGAGGCAGAATGGCGTGAGTCGACCGCGGGCGGGCATGCCGGTGCCGAGGTCGGAGTCACGGGACTCATCACACACACGCCCGAGCCCGATTCGGGCTCGCCCGACGTCTAG
- the dapE gene encoding succinyl-diaminopimelate desuccinylase produces the protein MATLDLTTDVVTLTRQLMDIDSVSLNELELADAVEQALSVYAHLVVERRGNSIVARTDLGLPERVVIAGHLDTVPINGNFPSRLDEAAGVLHGLGACDMKSGDAVILKLAATLAKPNRDVTYVFYDAEEIEAVHNGLGKLAASEPDLLAGDFAILMEPSNAGVEAGCQGTLRVEVRTAGERSHSARSWRGVNAIHKAGEVLRRLEAYVPRKPVIDGLEFHEGLNAVFVSGGVAGNVIPDECVVTVNFRFAPDRSEEEALAFVTEFFEGYDVTLTDSAPGALPGLDRPAAKAFIDAVGGEVGPKFGWTDVARFTVLGIPAVNYGPGDPMYAHKADEHVNISEIITCEQALRDWLTA, from the coding sequence ATGGCTACGCTCGACCTGACCACCGACGTGGTGACCTTGACCCGGCAGCTGATGGACATCGACTCGGTGAGCCTCAACGAGCTGGAGCTGGCCGATGCCGTGGAGCAGGCGCTGAGCGTCTACGCCCACCTCGTCGTCGAGCGGCGGGGCAACTCGATCGTGGCCCGCACCGACCTCGGGCTGCCGGAGCGGGTGGTCATCGCGGGCCACCTCGACACCGTGCCGATCAACGGCAACTTCCCGAGCCGCCTGGACGAGGCCGCCGGCGTCCTGCATGGGCTCGGTGCCTGCGACATGAAGTCGGGAGACGCGGTCATCCTCAAGCTCGCCGCCACCTTGGCGAAGCCCAATCGCGACGTGACGTACGTCTTCTACGACGCCGAGGAGATCGAGGCGGTCCACAACGGCCTCGGCAAGCTGGCCGCGAGCGAGCCCGACCTCCTCGCCGGCGACTTCGCGATCCTGATGGAGCCCTCCAACGCCGGCGTCGAGGCCGGTTGCCAGGGCACGCTCCGGGTCGAGGTGCGCACCGCCGGCGAGCGGTCCCACAGTGCCCGCTCCTGGCGCGGTGTCAACGCGATCCACAAGGCGGGAGAGGTGCTGCGCCGTCTGGAGGCGTACGTCCCGCGCAAGCCGGTCATCGACGGGCTCGAGTTCCACGAGGGCCTCAACGCGGTCTTCGTCTCCGGTGGAGTGGCCGGCAACGTGATCCCCGACGAGTGCGTGGTGACGGTCAACTTCCGCTTCGCCCCGGACCGGAGCGAGGAGGAGGCGCTGGCGTTCGTGACCGAGTTCTTCGAGGGCTACGACGTCACCCTCACCGACTCTGCGCCCGGTGCGCTGCCCGGGCTGGACCGCCCGGCCGCCAAGGCCTTCATCGACGCCGTCGGCGGCGAGGTCGGGCCCAAGTTCGGCTGGACCGATGTGGCGCGGTTCACCGTTCTCGGCATACCGGCGGTCAACTATGGTCCAGGTGACCCGATGTACGCCCACAAGGCCGACGAGCACGTGAACATCTCCGAGATCATCACCTGCGAGCAGGCCCTTCGTGATTGGTTGACCGCATGA
- a CDS encoding TIGR00730 family Rossman fold protein, with product MTRRSGSGPRPTKGRPAGSTTDQRLLDSSGHGDWVHTDPWRVMKIQAEFVEGFNDLSEIGPAISVFGSARTPQDHPTYAQAEAVGRGLVEAGFGVITGGGPGTMEAANKGALEAGGESIGLGIELPFEARLNDYVSFGLNFRYFFVRKMMFVKYSQGYVVMPGGLGTMDELFEAMTLSQTKKITQFPIVLMGVEHWEGLLTWMRETMLADGRIKQSDLDMITLTDDVDEAVELMLKARD from the coding sequence ATGACCCGACGTAGCGGCTCCGGCCCGCGCCCCACCAAAGGACGCCCCGCCGGTAGCACCACCGACCAGCGACTGCTCGACAGCTCCGGCCACGGCGACTGGGTCCACACCGATCCGTGGCGGGTCATGAAGATCCAGGCCGAGTTCGTCGAGGGGTTCAACGACCTCTCCGAGATCGGCCCGGCGATCAGCGTCTTCGGGTCGGCGCGCACGCCCCAGGACCACCCGACCTACGCTCAGGCCGAGGCGGTCGGGCGCGGCCTGGTCGAGGCCGGCTTCGGAGTGATCACCGGCGGCGGCCCGGGCACGATGGAGGCGGCGAACAAGGGCGCTCTCGAGGCCGGTGGCGAGTCGATCGGCCTCGGCATCGAGCTGCCCTTCGAGGCCAGGCTCAACGACTACGTCAGCTTCGGGCTCAACTTCCGCTACTTCTTCGTGCGGAAGATGATGTTCGTCAAGTACTCCCAGGGCTACGTCGTCATGCCCGGCGGGCTCGGCACGATGGACGAGCTCTTCGAGGCGATGACGCTCTCCCAGACCAAGAAGATCACCCAGTTCCCGATCGTCCTGATGGGCGTCGAGCACTGGGAAGGGCTCCTCACCTGGATGCGCGAGACGATGCTGGCCGACGGGCGGATCAAGCAGAGCGACCTGGACATGATCACCCTCACCGACGACGTGGACGAGGCGGTCGAGCTGATGCTGAAGGCGCGTGACTGA
- a CDS encoding DUF3117 domain-containing protein, producing MAAMKPRTGDGPLEVTKEGRGIVMRVPLEGGGRLVVELNADEAAALGEEIKGLGLNA from the coding sequence ATGGCGGCGATGAAGCCGCGGACAGGAGACGGTCCGCTGGAGGTCACCAAGGAAGGTCGGGGCATCGTGATGCGCGTCCCGCTCGAGGGTGGTGGCCGGTTGGTCGTCGAGCTGAACGCCGACGAGGCTGCCGCGCTCGGCGAAGAGATCAAAGGTCTTGGGCTGAACGCGTAG
- a CDS encoding nitroreductase family deazaflavin-dependent oxidoreductase: MQNDSKPVPPRWLKPMNKVFMTLSKTGIGMKELPVLTVPGRKSGKPRSTPLSVLELDGQRYLLEGFPGADWARNIRAAAGRATLRVGRKTEEVHLVEVDQEEALTVLRAWPERMADGAKIMLDAGVVTAVTPEAFEAVVGRCGVFRIEVAR; the protein is encoded by the coding sequence ATGCAGAACGACTCGAAGCCGGTCCCGCCGCGATGGCTCAAGCCGATGAACAAGGTCTTCATGACCCTGTCGAAGACCGGGATCGGGATGAAGGAGCTGCCGGTGCTGACCGTGCCGGGCCGCAAGAGCGGCAAGCCCCGCAGCACGCCGCTCTCGGTGCTGGAGCTCGACGGGCAGCGCTATCTGCTCGAGGGTTTCCCGGGAGCCGACTGGGCCCGCAACATCCGTGCCGCTGCCGGCCGAGCCACGCTCCGGGTCGGGCGGAAGACAGAGGAGGTGCACCTCGTAGAGGTCGATCAGGAGGAGGCGCTGACCGTGCTCAGGGCCTGGCCGGAACGGATGGCCGACGGAGCGAAGATCATGCTCGATGCCGGGGTCGTCACCGCGGTGACGCCGGAGGCGTTCGAGGCTGTCGTCGGCCGCTGCGGCGTGTTCCGGATCGAGGTGGCCCGATGA
- a CDS encoding TetR/AcrR family transcriptional regulator, whose translation MSVVPEQPDQSDPSLRLLWRHRTVAPEEPKTKRGPKQKVSVDEVVDAAIDLADAEGLAAVTMRAIAQRFGLGAMTLYSYVPNRDALLVLMADQVTGRTVLPDLPEDPRKRLELLARLQHDELRAHPWLLEVQDVRPWLGPNMSDRYEWQLQAVDGLGLTDLEMDQTVAVLMGFAGNIARSELMKRRAEKVTGMTEAEWWAANYDTLNEVMAGSHYPLANRVGTAAGETYQAATDPARELDYGLARIIDGVLAHVAERSPD comes from the coding sequence ATGAGCGTCGTGCCGGAGCAGCCAGACCAGTCGGACCCGTCCCTGCGCCTGCTGTGGCGCCATCGGACCGTGGCGCCCGAAGAGCCGAAGACGAAGCGGGGTCCGAAGCAGAAGGTGAGCGTCGACGAGGTCGTCGACGCCGCGATCGACCTCGCCGACGCCGAGGGCCTGGCCGCGGTGACGATGCGCGCGATCGCCCAGCGTTTCGGCCTGGGGGCGATGACGCTCTACTCGTACGTGCCGAACCGGGACGCGCTGCTGGTGCTCATGGCCGACCAGGTGACCGGTCGCACCGTGCTGCCTGACCTGCCCGAGGATCCGCGCAAGCGACTCGAGCTGCTCGCCAGGCTCCAGCACGACGAGCTCCGTGCCCATCCCTGGCTGCTCGAGGTGCAGGACGTACGCCCTTGGCTGGGGCCCAACATGAGCGATCGCTACGAGTGGCAGCTGCAGGCCGTCGACGGCCTCGGGCTCACCGATCTGGAGATGGACCAGACGGTCGCGGTGCTGATGGGGTTCGCGGGCAACATCGCCCGCAGCGAGCTGATGAAGCGGCGCGCCGAGAAGGTCACCGGGATGACGGAGGCGGAGTGGTGGGCCGCCAACTACGACACGTTGAACGAGGTCATGGCCGGCAGCCACTATCCACTGGCAAACCGGGTCGGCACCGCCGCGGGGGAGACCTACCAGGCTGCCACCGACCCCGCCCGCGAGCTCGACTATGGGCTGGCCAGGATCATCGACGGTGTCCTCGCGCACGTGGCCGAACGGTCCCCTGATTGA
- a CDS encoding class I SAM-dependent methyltransferase has translation MTSPVSPASWTYADEFVAEDDLLAAARSRAEEVGVAPIGPGGGATLRFLASVLDAKNVVEVGTGTGVSGLWLLRGMRPEGVLTTVDVETEHQRLARQTFTEAGFGQRQARCIAGAALDVLPRLTDNHYDVVFVDGDKTEYAAYLKEALRLLRPGGVVAFDNALWHDRVADPSVRDEETATIRELNQLVADNDGLIPLLLPVGDGLLLARKI, from the coding sequence GTGACCAGCCCTGTTTCGCCCGCAAGTTGGACCTACGCCGACGAGTTCGTCGCGGAGGACGACCTTCTCGCTGCCGCCCGTTCCCGGGCCGAGGAGGTCGGAGTCGCGCCCATCGGCCCGGGCGGCGGTGCCACGCTCCGCTTCCTCGCCTCCGTCCTCGATGCCAAGAACGTGGTCGAGGTCGGCACCGGCACCGGCGTCTCCGGACTGTGGCTGCTGCGCGGCATGCGCCCCGAGGGGGTCCTGACCACCGTCGACGTCGAGACCGAGCACCAGCGGCTGGCCCGCCAGACCTTCACCGAGGCCGGGTTCGGGCAGCGACAGGCTCGATGCATCGCCGGCGCCGCCCTCGACGTACTCCCCCGGCTCACCGACAACCACTACGACGTCGTCTTCGTCGACGGCGACAAGACCGAGTACGCCGCCTATCTCAAGGAGGCGCTCCGGTTGCTGCGTCCCGGTGGCGTCGTCGCCTTCGACAACGCGCTGTGGCACGACCGTGTGGCCGACCCGTCCGTACGCGACGAGGAGACCGCCACCATCCGCGAGCTCAACCAGCTGGTCGCCGACAACGACGGCCTGATCCCGCTCCTTCTCCCGGTCGGCGACGGCCTCCTGCTCGCCCGCAAGATCTAG
- the sigE gene encoding RNA polymerase sigma factor SigE: MTAEPTNETALDELDQRASSGVPTWDEIVEKHSDRVYRLAYRLTGNRPDAEDLTQEVFVRVFRSLDTYSPGTFEGWLHRITTNLFLDQARRKQRIRFDALSDERASRLTSSGPTPDVAYTDQRFDDDIERALATLPPDFRAAVVLCDVEGLSYEEISEILGAKLGTVRSRIHRGRAMLRDALAHRAPRGGRLRHSGPKVLWGGAS, from the coding sequence ATGACCGCGGAGCCCACCAACGAGACCGCTCTCGACGAGCTCGACCAGCGAGCCTCGTCGGGCGTGCCGACGTGGGACGAGATCGTGGAGAAGCACTCCGACCGGGTCTACCGGCTCGCTTACCGCCTCACCGGCAACCGCCCCGACGCGGAGGACCTCACCCAAGAGGTCTTCGTGCGGGTCTTCCGCTCTCTCGACACCTACAGCCCCGGCACCTTCGAGGGCTGGCTGCACCGGATCACCACCAACCTCTTCCTCGACCAGGCCCGCCGCAAGCAGCGGATCCGCTTCGACGCCCTCTCCGACGAGCGCGCCTCGCGCCTGACGAGCAGCGGTCCGACGCCCGACGTGGCCTACACCGACCAGCGCTTCGACGACGACATCGAGCGCGCGCTGGCCACGCTGCCCCCCGACTTCCGGGCCGCGGTCGTGCTCTGTGACGTGGAGGGGCTCTCCTACGAGGAGATCTCCGAGATCCTGGGTGCCAAGCTCGGCACCGTCCGCTCGCGCATCCACCGCGGCCGGGCGATGCTCCGTGACGCCCTCGCCCACCGCGCCCCGCGCGGGGGGCGCTTGCGCCACTCCGGGCCCAAGGTGTTGTGGGGCGGGGCTTCATGA